Genomic segment of Rhodococcus sp. W8901:
AGTACCAGCAGAAGGTCCTGCTCATCGGCATCGTCATGGCGCTCGTGATGCGCGGCATCTTCATCGCCGTGGGTGCAGCGGCGATCAACACCTACAGCTGGGTGTTCTACCTGTTCGGCGCGTTCCTGATCTACACCGCGGCCAAACTCGTCAAGGATTCCGGTCACGAGGCCGAGTCCGAGCAGGAGCGGGAGAGCAAGGTCGTCTCCCTCGCGAAGCGGTTCCTGCCGACCACCGAGGAGTACGACGGCGACAAGCTCGTCACCAAGATCGACGGTAAGCGTGTCGCAACCCCGCTGCTGCTCGCGCTGGTCGTCATCGGCTTCACCGACGTCCTGTTCGCGCTCGACTCGATCCCCGCGATCTACGGCCTCACGCAGGAGCCGTATCTGGTGTTCACTGCCAACGCGTTCGCGCTGATGGGTCTACGTCAGCTGTTCTTCCTCATCGGCGGTCTGCTCGAGCGCCTGGTCTACCTGTCGTACGGCCTCTCGATCGTCCTCGCGTTCATCGGCGTCAAGCTGGTCCTGCACGCGCTGCACGAGAACACGCTGCCGTTCATCAACGGTGGTGAGCACGTGGCGGTGCCGGAGATCTCCACGGTGATGTCGCTGGGCGTCATCCTCGGTGTGCTCGCGGTGACCGCGGTGGCGAGCCTGATCAAGACCCGCAACCAGTCCGACGACACGCCGGTCCACAACTAGGCGGAACGCCGGCCGGGGAGACCCGGCCGGCACCGTCTCGGACTGCTCGACGGACTACTTGACGAAGACGCCGAAGACCGGGATCCATTCGCGTGCGACCCGTCGTTCCACCAGGTCGGCCTTCGCGAACGGATCCTGGTCGAAGAGGGACTCCACCTCGTCGGTGGACGACGCCTCGACCATCATCAGGGCGCCGCTGCCGTCCGCGAACGGGCCCGACGAGTGCACGATGCCGCGGCGGACCAGATCGGCCAGCCACGCCCGGTGATCGGTGCGGTGATCGTCGCGCTCCGCGGACTTCTCGTGCGCGTAGGTGTACTCGACGGCGAACAGTGGCATGATTCCTCGTTCCCGGGATCTGGAAGTGCGGGGTCCGGAGTGCTCAGAGCGTCAGCAGCATACGGGTATTACCCAGCGTATTCGGCTTGACGTAGCTCAGGTCCAGGAACTCCGCGACGCCGGTGTCGTACGACCGGCACATCTCCGCGTACACCTCCGCGGTAACCGGGGTGCCCTCGATCTCGGCGAACCCGTGCTTGGCGAAGAAGTTCACCTCGAACGTCAGCACGAACAGCCGCTCCAATTCGAGTTCGCGCGCCACCTCGATCAACTTCGCGACCACCAGATGGCCCGCGCCCCGGCCCTTCACCTGGGGGTCGACCGCGACAGTCCGGACCTCGCCCAGGTCGGACCACAGCACATGCATCGCACCGCACCCGACGACCGCGCCGGCCTGCTCGACGACCCAGAACTCCTGAACCGCCTCGAACAGCGTCACGAGATTCTTCTCGAGCAGGATCTTTCCTGCGTAGATGTCGATCAGCCTCTTGATCTCCG
This window contains:
- a CDS encoding YciI family protein is translated as MPLFAVEYTYAHEKSAERDDHRTDHRAWLADLVRRGIVHSSGPFADGSGALMMVEASSTDEVESLFDQDPFAKADLVERRVAREWIPVFGVFVK
- a CDS encoding amino-acid N-acetyltransferase, whose product is MLVRRARTSDVPEIKRLIDIYAGKILLEKNLVTLFEAVQEFWVVEQAGAVVGCGAMHVLWSDLGEVRTVAVDPQVKGRGAGHLVVAKLIEVARELELERLFVLTFEVNFFAKHGFAEIEGTPVTAEVYAEMCRSYDTGVAEFLDLSYVKPNTLGNTRMLLTL
- a CDS encoding TerC family protein, with translation MHVSPLVWVITCVVILGLFVFDFFAHVRTPHAPSFRESAFWSAVYIGIAIIFGLVVMSIWGTTFGGEYFAGYVTEKALSVDNLFVFVIIMSTFAVPRQYQQKVLLIGIVMALVMRGIFIAVGAAAINTYSWVFYLFGAFLIYTAAKLVKDSGHEAESEQERESKVVSLAKRFLPTTEEYDGDKLVTKIDGKRVATPLLLALVVIGFTDVLFALDSIPAIYGLTQEPYLVFTANAFALMGLRQLFFLIGGLLERLVYLSYGLSIVLAFIGVKLVLHALHENTLPFINGGEHVAVPEISTVMSLGVILGVLAVTAVASLIKTRNQSDDTPVHN